The sequence below is a genomic window from Blastococcus sp. Marseille-P5729.
CCTAGATGTCAGGCTGGGCTCATGATCGATCACTTCGGCATCAACTGCGCGAATCTGGATGAAGCTGTCGATGCCGATCCGCCTGGAGACGATGACCGAACGCAATGTGACCCTCTACCGCGCCCACGGCTTCGAGATCGTCGACGAGCTCCACCTGGGCCAGGACGGTCCGCAGACCTGGATCATGCTCCGGTCGGCTACTGGTGGCCGTGTCTAGAGAACGGGTCGGGTCTGCGCGTAACCAGTGACCGACTCGAACGCCTTCGCCATCGCGAGCAGGCTTAGTTCGTCGCGGTGCCGCCCGACCAGTTGCACTCCGGCGGGCGAACCCGGCCGAGTGAAGCCGGCTGGCACTGAGATCGCGGGGTGGCCGGTGATCGTGACGTCGAAGCAGGATTCCATCCAACCCAGGTAGTCGGGCATCTCGACGCCGGCGACGGACGACGGGTACTCCTGCTCGCAGTCGAAGGCCGGCAGCGGCGCCACCGGTAGCAGCAGGCAGTCGTACTCGTCGAGGAACTCCCGCATCCGGTGGAACATCGCGGTCCGGGCGATCGAGGCGGCGCCGACCTGCGGGCCGGAAAGCTCGCGTCCGCGCGCCATGTTGTCGTAGAGCGACTCGCGCACGAGCTCACGGTGGGCATCGAGATGCACACCCATGCCGGCCTCGAACGCCCACGCACGAAGCACTCGGAAGGCCTCGGCCGCGCCGGTGAAGTCCGGGCTTGCGTGCACGACCTCCGCGCCGGCCTCGCGGCAGGATTGCGCAGCCTTCTCCACGAGAGCGGCGATCTCGGGCTCGACCGGGATCGCGCCACCCAGGTCGGGGGAGTACGCGACTTTCTTTCCGCTCAGCCCGTCGCCTGGGATCTCGGCGAACGCCGAGCCCGGGAGCTCGAGCGAGTTGGGTGCCAGCCGCGACGGGCCCGCGATCACCGATAGCATCAGCGCCACGTCGTCCACCGTCCGCGCCATTGGTCCGTGCACGGACAGCCCGACGAGACCGTCGGCGGCCGGCCAGACAGGTACGCGGCCGGACGACGTCCGAAAGCCCACGACGTTGCAGTAGCCGGCCGGCAGCCGGAGCGACCCGCCGAAGTCGTTACCGTCGGCGAGCGGCTGCATGCCCGCGGCCAGGGCCGCGGCGGCACCGCCGGAGGATCCGCCCGCCGTGAGCGAGAGGTCGTATGGATTCCGAGTGATGCCGAAGACCTCGTTGAATGTGTTTCCACCCGCGACGAACTCCGGGATGTTCGTCTTCCCGATCGTCACGCATCCGGCCTCCTGCAGGCGCGCAACGGTCAGGTCCGTGATGTCGGGGATGAAATCGGCCCGGGACCTCGATCCGAAGGTGGTACGGATGCCGGCGGTCACGTGATTGTCCTTGTGTGCGATCGGAAGACCGTGCAGCGGGCCGAGTAGCGAACCGCGTGCGATCGCGGCATCGGCCTGCTTCGCCGTCTCATAAGCGATCTCGGGAACCAGGGTGACGATCGCATTGACATCGCCGTTGACTGCGTCGATGCGGGCCAGGTGCGCATCGAGCACCTCGCGTGCGGAGATCTCCTTCGACGCCATCCGGGCGACGAGGCTGCACGCAGAGTCGTAGACGATGTCGTCGGTCATGCGGATGCCTTGGCCGCCAGCGAGATGATCGCCTGCGTAAAGCACTCCAGTGGCGGATTGACCAAACCGGCGCCCACCTGGCCCGTGCCCGCGACCCGCCCAGCCATGCCGGTGTTGATCTGCGGGAGGATTCCAGTGCGCAACACCCTGGCCACGTCGATGCCGGTGGGCGATCCGCGGAACTCCAGGATCGGCACCGCGAAGTTCGGGTTCTCGCCCTCGGTGATCTCGTACATCCGCGCCGTCGTCTCGAGCGCGTCGGGGACGGCGCCCCCGACGAGTCGCACGATCGCCGGCGCCGTCGCCATCACCATGCCGCCGATGCCCATCGTCTCGGTGATCGCCGAGTCGCCGATGTCGGGATTGGCGTCGTCCTCGTCGAACCCGGCCAGGAACAGCCCGTCCGGCGTCTGGGCCGGTCCGGTGAACCACTCGTCCCCGGTGCCGGAGACCTTCACGCCGAAGTCGGTGCCGTTACGGCACATCACCGTCACCACCGACGATCCGGGGATCCCGGACGCCGCCATGCCCATCAGCTTGCCGACCGGCATCACGACATTGAGGAAGAAGTGATCGTTCGCGCCGACGAAGCGGCACACCTCGGCGATGTCGGTGGCATCGAAGTCGCTCGATACGAGCGCCGGCAGGATCTCGCGCAGGAGCATCAGCGTGCCGGCGCGGTTGCGGTTGTGCCCTTCGTCGCCCATCTGCACCATCTGCCCGACGATGGCGGTCGCGTCGATCGGCCCGGTAGCCCGGACGGCGGCCTGCAGCACCGGACCCAGCACGTCGGCCATCCAGTTCAGCCGCGTGATGACCTCATCGTTGTAGGCGCCGTATCGCAGCACCTTGCCCAGACCTTCGTTGAGCGAGCAGTACGCGACATTGCCGGTCGACTCGTCGCGCAGCTTGAACAGGTACATGCGTGGCGAGACGACCCCGGCCATCGGCCCGACGGCGTCGTGGTCGTGACAGGGCGAGAGCGTGATGCCCTCGCCGGATTCGAGCTTGCGCTCGGCCTCCTCGGGGTCGACGGCGAGCCCCTCGAACATCATCGCGCCGATCAGCGCGCCACGCATCGGACCGGATGCGCGCTCCCAGGTGATGGGCGGGCCGGCATGGAAGAAGTCACCGGGCTTCATGCCTAGCTCCGCACCGGCCGGGACGACGTCGACGATCATCGCGCGCACGTCGATCATCTTCTGCACCGCCTGCGCGTTGGCGCCGGCCAGTCGCGGGTCTGCGAGCACCTTCGTCAGCGCCGGCAACACCTCCGGGTCGTCGTAGGCGGCGGGGGTGAAGTCGACGGGCACGACCTCGACGGCCTGGTCGGCCAGCGCCTGCGCCATGAGGTCGATGCCGGCGGTGATGACCGCAGGAGGGGTCTGCAGGAGGTTGACGGGCTGGCTCACTGGGCTGCTCCTTCGGTTCCGGCGGCGATGGCGGCCGCCGTCGCGGCGGCCTGGGCGTTCGAGGCGAACACGGCTGCGCCGGCGTCGGCCAGCGCCTGGGCCTGCCGGTCGCGATCCTGGGGGTCTCCGGCGGTGCCGCACAGCGACACGACCACGGTCAGCGACCGGTCGGCCGAGGCGATCGCGTCCTTGATGACAGGCGCCAGTGCGGCCGACGGATCCGGCTCGGCACAGTGCCCGAGCACGACATCCAGCAGGATCACCGACACCTCTGGGTCAGCGGCCTGTGCAGCGATGAGGTCCAGCTTCACGCTCGGATCAATCATCGGGTGCGGCCTGCCGCGGGTGAACTCGTCGTCCCCGAGGTCGACCACCACGTGACCCAGACCAGACAGCTGCGGTACGGCGGACCCGGTGGCCTCACCCGGCAGCGCGAGGTCGTCGCGCAGCGGGATGTTCGAGCGGATGTCCCCGAGCGTCGCCCCCGCGACCAGCATCGCCTCGTCCGCGAGCGTGCCGCCGGAGAACAGCCCACGCAGCGCGCCGGCCTGCCCGGTGATCGTGTCGGCATTCCAGGTCTGCCACGTCGGGACCGGCCGGCCGAGCTCGCCGAGCACGGTGGTCACGCCCTCGGTGATGTTGGGCTGACCCTGGCCCAGCAGGATCATCGTGACCGGCTTGTCCAGCGCCTCCGCAGCCGCGGTGACCTTGGCGGCGACCTCGGGATGCGGCGGCTTCGACACGATGACGATCCGCGCTGTCTCGGGGTCCTCGCCGAGCATCTGCAGGGCCTGGAGGGCGCTGCGGCCGGCGACATCCTGTGACAGGTCGCGCCCACCCAGCCCGAGCACGTGCGAGATGTCCACGCCCGCGTCGTCGAGCAGGCACGTCAGGTGCTGCGCACCGGTACCGGAGGCAGCGATCACGCCGACGCTGTCGCCGTCGTGCTCCCCGAGCACGTTGGCGAACCCCAGCCCGACGCCCCCCACGATGGCTGTGCCGCAGTCCGGCCCCATGACCAGCACGCCTGCCTTGGCTGCGGCGTCCTTCATGGCGATCTCGTGATCGACCGGCACGTTATCGCTGAAGACCATCACGTGACGTCCCGCCGCGATCGCGTCCATCGCCTCTGCGAGCACGTTGTCGCCCGGCACGGACAGCAGCACCAACGATGCATCCGGCCGTGCGTTCACCGCAGACCGCACGGTCTGGGGTGCGGGGCCGCTGCCCAGTCCGCCGGCGGCGCGACCGGCAGCAGCAGCCTCGGCGAGCGCGGCCTCGAAGGCGGCGATGCCGCGATCGATCGCCTCTTGATCGGCGCCACGCAAGGTGATGAGCAGGTCGTTGGCAGTGGTGCCCTCCGGGACCTCGAAGCCCATCGCGCGGGCAAGATCGATGTTCAGCTCGGTCGCCATCGCGACCTGGGCATCCGTCACGCCGTCCGCGATGCGCGCGGCCTGGGTGATCCGCAGCAGCGTGACGGAGTCGTAGTAGACGCCTTTGCGCACGTCGATGTGCTCAGTCATCGATCCGGTTCTCCTCTTCATCGTGAAGGGTGGACAGCATCAGAAACACTCCATGGGCCAGGTCAGCGCCGGAGGTGTGGCCGACGCGCAACAGCTCGTCGTACGCCGGGTGCCAGCGGTGGGTGGGCAGCGCCATCAGCAGCGCCCGCAGCTCACCGGCCACCTGACCCCGCCACGCGGCGTGCAGGAACTGCCCGGACAGGTCGGTGGTCGTGGCGATCCGGCCGATCGCCTCGCTCCAGAGCTCGTCGATGCGGGCCTGGGTTGACCACGCATGGGCCGCGCCGAGCGCCCCGCAGAGGATGTCGTCCCCCGATGGGGTCAGGCCGCCGCCCAGGCCGACCAGTGCGGCCGGCCGCAGCTCGGTGCCGAGCGGGAGGCCGAGCGCGGCGTCGGCGAGGCGATCGCGAAGATCCTCCAGGGTCGCCCGCGACGGCAGGCGCAGCCGCGGCACCCGGGTGCGCCAGATCCGGCGCAGCTCGATGGTGAAGCGATCCGCGGCCAGCACCCGGTCGCCGGCCAGCAGATAGCGGACGTCGGCAAGCTCGGCGAAGGTCTGCGGATCGACCCGGACGCCGCAGACCGAGTGGCTGGCCGTGCGGTCGGTGAGCGCGACGAGCCCCGACGAGCCGGCGTAGAGATGGGTGTGGGCGAAGCTCTGCCGATGGACCAGCACCTCGCCGGGCGGGCACAGCGCGAGGGCGGCGCGGGCGGCGCTCGCCGCGCGGACCGGCAGACCGACGACGGACGGTGGCTGCGGCATGCCTACCTCCTGTGATCGCCTCCACGTATCAGCCGACAGTAGTGGGCGCGCCGCGGCAGCGAGTATGACAACTATTGACGACCGATTGACCCCTCCCGGACAAAGACCGCCAACGGCCCGTGGCATGATCTTGGGTCATCATGAGTGAGCTTCCCGACCTCGAGCAGGACCGCTACGCCGGCGAGAGCGCAGCCGGCAAGGGCCGGACCGTCGCGGTCGCCGCCTCCCCGCTGCGTCAGATCCTCACGCTGCCGTCGTTCTCCGGTGCGCGGCTGCTTGCGGGCCGCGACGGACTGGGCCGCATGGTGCACAGCATCAACACCATGGAGGTGCCCGACGTCCTGCCGTGGGTGCGTGCCGACGAGCTGCTGCTGACGACCGGCTACCCGATGCGCAACAACCCGCTCGCCCTCGTCGACTTCGTCACCGAGCTCGACGAGCGCGGCGTCGCCGGTCTGGCGATAAAGCTGGGGCGCTACATCCACGAGCTGCCGAAGGACATGCTCGAGCGCGCCGATGCCCTGGGATTCCCCATCGTGCAGGTCGCCGACGAGATCCCCTTCTCCGAGATGCTCAACCAGGTGCTGCTGGAGGTGCTGGGGCTCTCGGCCAACGCGGTCGCCCGCGCCGAGCGGGAGCACCAGGACCTCACCCAGCTCGTCCTGCACGGAAAGGGCATGCCGGAGGTCGTCGCTGCATTGCACGCGCAGCTGTCGACAGAAGGCGCGCGCGTGGTGGTGGCGCTTGCAGACCGCACCGGCGAGCTCAGCGAGATGGCCGGCGGCGAGCTGCCCGCGGCGGCCGCTCACCTCCTCGACGAGGACGGCGCATTCCGGGCGAACGTCTTCGGGCACGGCATCCACGACCTCGGCGAGCTGTCGTTGGCGGTCGGATCGGTGAAGGCCGAGGGCAGCCGCGGTCATCTGATCGCGCTGCGTGCCGACCGGCCATGGACCCAGTCCGAGGTGATCACGCTGGAGCGCGGGGCGACCGTGGCCGCCCTGGTGCTGACCCGCGAGATGGCCGTCTCTGCGGTGGAGCACAAGTACCGCGGCGATCTCTTGCGCGAGGTGCTCGCCGGCCGGGTCTCGGCCGAGTCCGCCGAGTCGCGCGCGAGCGGATTCGGTTGGCGATTCAGCGGTCCGAAGGTCGTGATCCTGGCTGCCGACGACCCGTCGTCCGAGGGGTCGGCGGATCGACGCTCCGAGCAGCGCGCGAAGGCGTGGTCCAGCCGGGTACGGTCGGTGGATGCCACGGCGGCGACGGCGACCTTCGCCTCCGAGTCCGTCGCCGTGCTCGGCTGCCCGGACGGCGTCGCTCCGTCCACCAAGGCCGTCACCGACCTGGTATCGGTACTGGGCGCCCCGGGCCGCTCGTACGACGGCGTCGTGGGGGTCTCCCGGGTGGTGGAGAACGGGTTGGACGGGTTGCCCGCGGCGTACGCCCAGGCCTGGGAGGCGGTCCGGGTCGGCCGGATGGTGGACGACGCCGGCACGGTGTCGCGATTCGACGACCTCGGGCTCTACCGGTTGCTGTCGTGGGTGCCGGACTCGACCGAGCTGCGCTCGTTTCTCGCCGACACGCTCGGCGAGCTGGCGCAGCCGCAGGGCGACCCCGAGATCGATGAGCTGCGCCGCACCCTGATGGTGCTGCTCGACACCAACCTGAACGTCGCCGAGACCGCCCGCCAGATGCACTTCCACTACAACACGCTGCGGTACCGGGTGAACAAGCTCGAGAAGATGCTCGGCCCGTTCACCACGAACGCGCGGCTGCGGGCAGACCTGCTGGTGTCGATCTACGTGTGGCAGATGCGGGTAGCCCACCGCTGAGCGCACCTGGCGCGCCACGTCAGCGCACCGGCAGGCGTCCGTCGATCACCAGGTCGGCGCGCGAGACGGTGGCGTTCACCGCATAGTGTGCCTCCTCCTGGCGCGCCCACTGCTCCCAGTGCCCGGCGTAGCTCGCGCCGTCCCGGGCCATGGCTCGCTCGTACCGGATCTCGGCTGGGACGTCGACCCATACGAGGTAGTCGACGAGGTCGGCCAGCGATCGCGCACCGCTCCCGCAGCCCTCGATCACGACCGTCGGCGCGGCCGGGCGGTGCAGCGGTTGCCCCCAGTCCCCGCGGAGCCAGTCCCAGGTGCGGTATCGGGCGGGTTCGCCGCTACGCAGCGCCTCCAGCGCGGGGCGGATCAGCCGCACCGACTCCTCGAGGCCGTCCCA
It includes:
- a CDS encoding uridine kinase is translated as MPVYDLNSISEQIRQRRPQAGALVVAVDGRSGSGKSRLARRLGRALGKFTMLRMDHVVPGWDGLEESVRLIRPALEALRSGEPARYRTWDWLRGDWGQPLHRPAAPTVVIEGCGSGARSLADLVDYLVWVDVPAEIRYERAMARDGASYAGHWEQWARQEEAHYAVNATVSRADLVIDGRLPVR
- a CDS encoding DUF2877 domain-containing protein, encoding MPQPPSVVGLPVRAASAARAALALCPPGEVLVHRQSFAHTHLYAGSSGLVALTDRTASHSVCGVRVDPQTFAELADVRYLLAGDRVLAADRFTIELRRIWRTRVPRLRLPSRATLEDLRDRLADAALGLPLGTELRPAALVGLGGGLTPSGDDILCGALGAAHAWSTQARIDELWSEAIGRIATTTDLSGQFLHAAWRGQVAGELRALLMALPTHRWHPAYDELLRVGHTSGADLAHGVFLMLSTLHDEEENRIDD
- a CDS encoding DUF1116 domain-containing protein is translated as MSQPVNLLQTPPAVITAGIDLMAQALADQAVEVVPVDFTPAAYDDPEVLPALTKVLADPRLAGANAQAVQKMIDVRAMIVDVVPAGAELGMKPGDFFHAGPPITWERASGPMRGALIGAMMFEGLAVDPEEAERKLESGEGITLSPCHDHDAVGPMAGVVSPRMYLFKLRDESTGNVAYCSLNEGLGKVLRYGAYNDEVITRLNWMADVLGPVLQAAVRATGPIDATAIVGQMVQMGDEGHNRNRAGTLMLLREILPALVSSDFDATDIAEVCRFVGANDHFFLNVVMPVGKLMGMAASGIPGSSVVTVMCRNGTDFGVKVSGTGDEWFTGPAQTPDGLFLAGFDEDDANPDIGDSAITETMGIGGMVMATAPAIVRLVGGAVPDALETTARMYEITEGENPNFAVPILEFRGSPTGIDVARVLRTGILPQINTGMAGRVAGTGQVGAGLVNPPLECFTQAIISLAAKASA
- a CDS encoding FdrA family protein — protein: MTEHIDVRKGVYYDSVTLLRITQAARIADGVTDAQVAMATELNIDLARAMGFEVPEGTTANDLLITLRGADQEAIDRGIAAFEAALAEAAAAGRAAGGLGSGPAPQTVRSAVNARPDASLVLLSVPGDNVLAEAMDAIAAGRHVMVFSDNVPVDHEIAMKDAAAKAGVLVMGPDCGTAIVGGVGLGFANVLGEHDGDSVGVIAASGTGAQHLTCLLDDAGVDISHVLGLGGRDLSQDVAGRSALQALQMLGEDPETARIVIVSKPPHPEVAAKVTAAAEALDKPVTMILLGQGQPNITEGVTTVLGELGRPVPTWQTWNADTITGQAGALRGLFSGGTLADEAMLVAGATLGDIRSNIPLRDDLALPGEATGSAVPQLSGLGHVVVDLGDDEFTRGRPHPMIDPSVKLDLIAAQAADPEVSVILLDVVLGHCAEPDPSAALAPVIKDAIASADRSLTVVVSLCGTAGDPQDRDRQAQALADAGAAVFASNAQAAATAAAIAAGTEGAAQ
- a CDS encoding PucR family transcriptional regulator, whose product is MSELPDLEQDRYAGESAAGKGRTVAVAASPLRQILTLPSFSGARLLAGRDGLGRMVHSINTMEVPDVLPWVRADELLLTTGYPMRNNPLALVDFVTELDERGVAGLAIKLGRYIHELPKDMLERADALGFPIVQVADEIPFSEMLNQVLLEVLGLSANAVARAEREHQDLTQLVLHGKGMPEVVAALHAQLSTEGARVVVALADRTGELSEMAGGELPAAAAHLLDEDGAFRANVFGHGIHDLGELSLAVGSVKAEGSRGHLIALRADRPWTQSEVITLERGATVAALVLTREMAVSAVEHKYRGDLLREVLAGRVSAESAESRASGFGWRFSGPKVVILAADDPSSEGSADRRSEQRAKAWSSRVRSVDATAATATFASESVAVLGCPDGVAPSTKAVTDLVSVLGAPGRSYDGVVGVSRVVENGLDGLPAAYAQAWEAVRVGRMVDDAGTVSRFDDLGLYRLLSWVPDSTELRSFLADTLGELAQPQGDPEIDELRRTLMVLLDTNLNVAETARQMHFHYNTLRYRVNKLEKMLGPFTTNARLRADLLVSIYVWQMRVAHR
- a CDS encoding amidase; its protein translation is MTDDIVYDSACSLVARMASKEISAREVLDAHLARIDAVNGDVNAIVTLVPEIAYETAKQADAAIARGSLLGPLHGLPIAHKDNHVTAGIRTTFGSRSRADFIPDITDLTVARLQEAGCVTIGKTNIPEFVAGGNTFNEVFGITRNPYDLSLTAGGSSGGAAAALAAGMQPLADGNDFGGSLRLPAGYCNVVGFRTSSGRVPVWPAADGLVGLSVHGPMARTVDDVALMLSVIAGPSRLAPNSLELPGSAFAEIPGDGLSGKKVAYSPDLGGAIPVEPEIAALVEKAAQSCREAGAEVVHASPDFTGAAEAFRVLRAWAFEAGMGVHLDAHRELVRESLYDNMARGRELSGPQVGAASIARTAMFHRMREFLDEYDCLLLPVAPLPAFDCEQEYPSSVAGVEMPDYLGWMESCFDVTITGHPAISVPAGFTRPGSPAGVQLVGRHRDELSLLAMAKAFESVTGYAQTRPVL